Sequence from the Ziziphus jujuba cultivar Dongzao chromosome 9, ASM3175591v1 genome:
tataaatattagaaTGAAAGATGAAAGCTTTGAAGTAGAATGGAATTGGGAAAAGAGTAAAGTCCAAGCCTCAAAAGagaattttatccaagaacATGGTGAAATTCAGGAGGAGCCTGATTcagatgatgaagatgctgttggaATTCGAAGTACAAGACCCTTGGCTGATGTATCTGAGAGATGCATctgaggtacaagacccttgactgatgcatccgagagaagcatccgaggtacaagacccttgaCTGATGCATCTGAGAgaagcatccgaggtacaagatccTTGACTGATGTATATGAGAGAAGCATCCAAAGTACAAGACCCTTGGCTGATGTATATGAGAGAGGCATCCGAGGTATAAGACCCTTCCGAGGTGCTAGACCCCTGACCGATGTCCGAGATAGAAGACCCTTGATCGATGTCTGAGGTATACAATCCCTAATCGATGTTCGAGGTATAAGACCATGACCGATGTCTGAGATACAAGACccatgtccgatgtccgaggtacaagacccttaACTGGTGTATATGAGAGATGCAACGTAGCATTGTGTGATCCAATTACTTTCTATGATGCAAATCAGTTCGAGACATGGAGAGAGGCTATGAAAACTGAAATCAGtatgataaacaaaaacaaaacttgggaaTTGGTGAACAAACCTCAAGGCAAAAAGGAAATTGGAGTGACATGGGTCTTTAGGACCAAGCTCAATGCAGACGGTACAATAAACAAGTATAAAGCAAGAGTGGTAGTTAAGAGTTATGTGCAGCAACCAGATATGAATTATGGAGATACGTTTGCACCAGTTGCAAGACATGAGACAATCAGATTTCTATTAGCTCTTGCTGCTCAAAAATGTTGGAAAGTTTaccatttagatgtgaaatcTGCATTTCTAAATAGTTACTTGTAAGAAGAAGTGTATGTTGAACAACATGAAGGCTTTGTTGTTgaaggaaaggaagacaaagtttataagctgaaagaaatggtgaagtgaagcTGGTTCATTACGGGTCTGAGGTCCAGCTTGCTGATATTTTAACAAAAGCATTACCAAGAAACAGGTTTGAAACATTGAGAAATGATCTTAGTATTTCCAACaaaagtgccaaggaggagtgttagtgtaatgtcacttttgttgctgtcataagtTGCTTTGTGATGATTAGTTACTATATTTTCAGCTTTTTGGTGaaacactgttgtattaggtagGCAAAGTATGGCTTGTTTTTTGGTTGTATGATTACTACAATAGTAGGTGAAAAATAGGTGATTTACTGTTGTAAGctctgtttatatatttttgtccagaAATGAATGAGGCAAGTTTTCATACCAATTTACGCtccttgttttgttttctttcctttccttttgctgtgttttttgtctaaaaatcctacatgaagaaaagaagatttCTGCAGTGGTAGAAATGAGTAGAAGTCTTTCCAAACAGAAAAGCACATTCATTGCTGGAGGATAATGGGCTGTTGATCGTATGACAGTTTTGAAAGCTAGACTTGAGAATAATGGAAAGCTTAAGGTTCTTCTACgacataatttataaactaaATCCTACTTCACCGTCTCTAATGAATTTGATACAAAGTCCTTCAACAAGATTCCTAGAATTGGATTGGCTCTCGTTCTTGTTCTTTGACCAGCTTCCAAATTCACAATATCCAGTTGTGGTTATGGAATTTTCTGTCAGCAGGAGATTGAGATATTCTACTAATatatcattttcatttatttagtgATGTTGGGGGTATGGTGATCTGAATAGCATAGGGgtagtattttagtttaataattatgtttcttctttactttatttgtttttatattttttttaatttttggacatATGATAAACTGGGGGTTAATaatcatgttttattttattaggattttaaagatttttatagttttattttaatttagaagTCTTGTTAGACTATggtttttagtttcctaatttgattaggATTTGTTATAACAGATAGGTTTCTTATGCCTCAAGTCATATTTCAGATTCCAGTATTGAGTATCTTTTTCAATTCCTTCATTCCTTCTGTGGTTTTCTCTATAGTTCTCTCTTTGTTCCTCGAATTCCATAACATTTGCTTCTGTGAAAGCAAAGACGAAGATGTTGTTGCATATTTACTTGCAGTGCTGGGAGAGAACACAAACCCAACAGCCGACGGTTTGAAGAAAATTCTGTCTTCAATTGGAGCCAAGGTTACTGAAAACAGGATTTAGTTTCTTTTGTCTAAAGTCAATGGAAAAGATATTACAAAGATGATTGCCaagggaaaacaaaaattgGCATTAATGTAATCGCATCATCGTATGCACTTGGTGCTGCTACTGATGAGCTGAATAAGAAAGAGGAGAACATCGAAGAGGATGAGGAGTTGGATGATGATTTGTTGTGTTGAGCCTATTTACCTAAAACAATTTGGTCACTGTGTCatctttcaattattttgatggatacaattttttttttttaacaatttatttttgaaacggGGAGATGTTTGAGAGATAATTCctaatttttgaatttcatcctttCTGCTAATATTACTTAAATGTGCTTCATTTATACTATATTCTCCATCCATCATCCAGTTTTATAATCTAAGAAGAAAATAGAACAATGATTTGAGGCATTATAGgcacacaaataaagcaaatttgaTATACCTCTGCAGATTATCAGGTGACACAAATAGTAAGCTACGAAATGGTTCATAAGATGAATCTTTGAACTTTCTATTTTAAGTAGTTATAAAGAAGACACAAACTTTCTGTTACAATTATAATCTTTTGTATGCTTCAATCAATCTACAAAGCCAGcacttgttttgtttttctgtgaTTTAGTTCAACCTGCACTTACAATTATCTTCTGTTTTCAGTTGTCAAAACCCCATGTTGAACAGTTGGAAATTGGCTTTAGGGAGGACTTTCTCCTTAAGAAATGCTATGTGCAAATTTAGAAGGCCAAGAACTGTGTTTTACACCAAAAAACCAACTAGAACCAATTTCATCCagtctaaaaaacaaaaaaatcgcCGCCATAGCCTGCTTCAAAATTAAGTGTCAAACTATTCAATATCACTTTAGAAGTCGCAACGTGGTGCATCATTTTATTAGAAGCTCTTCGACACCGGAATCCAATATTGTCTAATTCCTCAGACCAGCATAACAAGCCATGTCTAATTGCAACTACTCCAATGAACAAACCAATGCCAAAGATTAGCTTCTCCATTAAAGCGTTCATCTGGGCAATTTAATGGAGTCCAAATAAATAACTTTCCAACCAAGCCAGACGCTTATGATTCCCTCAATCCTCCCAAGCTCATTCTGGGTTTCCGATCTTTTGATGTGATTCTAAAAAAGAGTCAATGTGTTCAAAGCTGAAGGTCAAGTTTCTCAGCTCTGAAAGAGTTCAATTCCTCATTCATGGTGGGAAGAGCGACCCCACCCAATCCTATCTCTGCTACTTCCCAAATTGGTCTTGATGTTTTTGAGGAATGAATTCAACTGTAACTTTGCGTTGACTGTGTTGGAAGGCTCAGAACATTTTAAATGTTGGAATATTGAGAGAGTATTGAAGGATAAGTGGCTGAGGTTCACCAATATTAGAATGAAATTTGGTTCAATTTGTTCAAGTTAAACCCTCAAGTTTTCGTTGTTGGATTTAGACCCTCTACTTTCAAAATTTGCATTTTAAATACTTTCCTgccattacccaaaaaaaaaagggattcataaaaaatacaacaaaacttgATGGTCTAAATTGCAAGATCTAAAATTTGAAGATCAAAAATGCAACTTTCCCGAGCTAAAAAGGTATTTATAATGCAATAAAACCTAgtatttttagtttaataattatggttGTTTTATATTAGTAGGATTTTTGATAGTTTATTACCAATTAGAAGTCTTGTTAGATTATGCTTCTTCTTTCCTAGTTggattaggatttgttgtaacaAACAAGTTTCTTGTAACCCAAGAAATATAACAGATTTCAGTATTGAATATTGAGCAGTACTGAACTCGTTCATTTCCTTGTGTGGTTTACTCTCTTTGTTCTTCGAATTCTATGCATTTGCTTTTGCGAAACCTATTAgagtatataatttttatgtttgtttattatttttttaagggtaGTTTAgccttatattttttttgtttgcctaTATAAACTCTCTTTGcattgttattttctatatatagtaTTGTAATAAGAAAACCTagaattcttttctctttctcttctttttcttgacAAACCAAAGATGAAGGTGATGGCTGCATATTTGCTTGCATGATTTTAAGAAAATTCTGTCATCAGTTGGAGCAGAGGCTGATGAAAACAGAATTGAGTTTCTGTTGGTTAAGACAATGGAAAAGATATTACCAAGCTGATTGCCTCGCGAAAACAAAAATTGGCTTCAACGTCGTCGCTTGGCGGTGCTGCTGTTGATGTAGCTGCACCTATAGCAACTGTGGATGAGCCAAAGAAGAAAGAGGAGTcagatgatgatgacgatgatgatacTTGCACTTTGTGTATGAGCCGCTTTGACTAGAACAATTTGGTCCGCTTTGACTAGAACAATTTGgtcattgtctttttttttgttttttgtgtccTTGCATTGGTTCTATAACTAAGATGTGAATCTGAGAGACGTTTGAGAGAGAATTAGTCGTTAATGTTTTAGTTTCATGTATATTTTCGCAGTAGGCTTTTATACTTGCTAATATTATtagatgtaaaaataaaataaataaccatgaCCTGAGGCATTATATTCACTCAATTAACACAAATTTGATATGCCACTACTGATTATTTTTAGTCTCCTATTCATAAGATGAATCTATAAGAAGACAGAATTTTCTATTACAAATTACAATTATAAACAAACAGTTAACAACTTCTTGTATGTTTTATTGAGCTTACTGCTATTGTATGTCCGAGTTGAACGGTTGGAAAATTGCTCTGGGAAAAACTTCTCGTTAATAAAATTTATGCGCAAATCTAAGAACTGTTTAGACCAATTAACCAAACAAATCAATTTCATCccaaggtaaaaaaaatttctatcttagcTTTTTTACAAAATTGACTGCTAAACTGTTATCACTTTAGAGGTTTGAACCTGGTGCACCATTTTATCAAAAGCTCTTCAACGCTGGCATCCATTCTTGTACCGATTCCTCCCCAGACCAACATATGAGCAAGGTCTCCGAACGTTGAACCTGTTACTTCGTACACAGCCTTGAAACCAATTCTTGTATAGAACCTAACAAGCTGAATAAAACGATATcatgagaaataaaaatgagagattgataataaatcAAGCCGCGCAAGTgatctttttatatttgttcAAGGACTCAATTCCAGACTGGTTTCTGATAATATAACCAAAGCCTATTTTTGGTTTGGCCCATACATTTCCGCTAACACCAATCAAATTGCTTCGAGATATACattcaaaatcattcaaacAATCGTTTGCCAATCCCATTTTCAAATCAGAACCTTTTAAACTTGAGGCATATAACTTGATACTAACACTGAGCATGCACCATCAAAATCAATGTTCTTTTCACTTCTACACCCTCATAAAAACTAGAGGACAAAAGCTTTTTGATCAAATTGATTAAGCTCATTTGGTGTTTGAGTTAGAGATCGATACTAACTGAAAGCATTCGTACCCAGTTACAGTCATTTCAAACTGGTATTACCAATGACAATGAAAATTGTCTAAACAAAATAATGCATATCATCACCAGTCAAATATATGCGAAACCGTTATTATACAATCACAGAGCGAAAGAAATGACAGAACAAGTTCCCTATAACCCAAAAATAGCAACTTGGTGTCAAAACTTTTGCAGTAATATAGTGTGaagaaacctaaaaaaaaaaaaaaaaggttgggaAGGGAAAGAACCTTCCGATGGTAAAGATCAGAGTCGTTGATAGCCAGCAATTCAGCTGTTCTGCAACCACAATCATAGCCATATCTAATTGCAACAGCTCCAATGAACAAACCAATGCCAAAGATCGACTTCTCCATCCCAAGCGTTTCTCTTCGCAATCTAATGGAGTCCAAATGAAGAACTTTCCCACCTAGCCAGACCCTTATGATACCCTCAGCCCTCCCAAGCTCATTCTGGGTTTCCAAGCTTTTCGCTGTGATTCTGAAAAAGGGTCCAATCGTTCTGAGCTCAAGGTCTAGTTTCTGTGCTCTGGAAGAGTTCAATATCTCATTCATGGTGGGATAAGCGACGCCACCGATACTCTCTCTGCTACTTCCCAAATTAGTCTTGCTGTTTCGTAGGTAGGAATTCAACTCTAGCTTTGCACTGACTGCGTTCGAAGGCTCTGAAGAGGTTAACGGATGTTGGGATACAGGGAAGATAATTGAAGATGAAGTGGTCGAGTTTGTGGCCGACACTGTTGGATTTCTGAGGGGAAGTTTTGGGCTTGCAGTCATGGATGATAGTTCCATTTTGGGTTTTTTAGTTCTGGGGACTTGTTTTATGGAAAGAGGTTAAGGAGGCAGAGAATGGATTCAGAGAAATGGGAAATTAATGTGGAAAACGCCATTGTTGCATTTGATTTTGACGAGGTGGGAGATACGAGCCCTTTGTTTCCCTGTGATTGCTGAGGGACTCGGAAATCCTTTTGCATAAAGATTCATAATTGAGAGATAAGTTATGCGTGGCTTGTTAATCACCATTCCCTTTTATATCTTagcttgaaatatttatttcaattcttttcacttaaaattataataataacaataataataataaccgtttaatttaatatttttcttaacaaataaaacaaaactatttggtttcaatattttctaacaaaatttaaaaaaaaaaaaaaactatttaatttattgttaaaaattacatatttttattggtcAATTAATACCCAacaatattttatgttattttttgggaccgaattaatatatttatctttataactttttcttttttggggacaaattttatgtttataacTTGATTTATATAAACTATTCATGTTCTAATCAAGAAGGAAAGTATATGTAAATTACCATCAAAAAGGATTGACATTATACTTTGGCATCACCAATATTGCTGCCGGTCaggttatttttaatatttatttaaaaaatatattgactTCTATTCAAGTTCCAGTAAAGAATCACAAAAAAGTATACACTGATAGGCTTGTGTGATTCTCCAAATTAGAATTGGGATTACTTGTTTATACGTAAAGTTTTGGCAGTCTCCTGTTTTGTTAGCGGATAAAAGAATGATacccatttcttcttcttcctttttaccAGTAAACAGAACAAAGAATGTTCATTATTACAAGGATTCATTTTGGAACCGAAAATACAACCTTTTACAATTATTTTACATGCTCAAATATGTACACTTATTGGAGTTTCACTATAAATAGAACAATACCATAAACTGACAACTGAAATTTGCTGATATATGGAACTATATACAGGACGACAACAAATAAAAGACAATGCTAGAAGTTCTGACTGCTTTTAACAAAGAATAGATCGATGGGAACGTGCTTGCCTTCTTTCAAAGACAACTTCTGCTTCTTACGTTTGCCTTGACTCGCATTGGGATCCTTCTGGACAATCCTGACAGGATTCATTGCAGTTTGTCATGATCAAATGCaatcttaaataataaaaatataagcatTAAGAAAGGCAATTCAAACATTCTCTAAACAGCAACCTATTCTGCCAAGGacctaaagaaattaaaaaggaaaattaatggAAAAGTGCAAATTTCTTGAAAGAGGAGGTGATTTGCATATAATGACTAATAAAGAATGAGAAGGTAAAGATGAagaacaatttttcttttggtaagaGTCGATGCCTACAATAATCAACCAATTCATAAATAGATTGAAGTTGCAAGGAACTAGTCTTCTTATCAGCAAGTAACTAAAATTCAATATTACTAGCAGTCCAGCACATTAATGTAGATTAAATACCTTGGTCTCAGCATAGAAGTTCTCAAGTCAGTGCCAGATTCCTCCTCCTGAAGCTGTTTTGCTAGATGAAAATCAGAGTGCTCTTGCCTTTCCTCAACAAAATTCGGTGGCAACTCCATCCCACATATTGAACACATGTAGCCATTCAGCCATGAAAATAGCTCTCCCTGATGGGATGAAGAAGCTGCATTACTCCCCATGACATCAGTTTCACTCTCTGATCTGTCTAGGCAACTACCCTCAAACTGCACAGGGAGAGAATAATCAGCTCCCAATAGTTGTGCCACTCCATCCTGTGTTTTCTCTTCATTCTGCATTGGAATTGAAAGATATCAGCAGTAGTTCTGAATTATGATAAGATATTCGGACTGCCCAACCTTATTTAACCCACGCATATTCTAAAATAGACATAAATCTAATAAGACGTGACTCCAAAAATGTAAAGATCTCATATATCAACATCTATAAATTTACACTCTAGAGAACATGGAAGcccttttttttagttttgtccACTTAAATATGATCAACCATCTGCCAGCCTTTCATATACCTCACTCGTAGTCTTCTGAAACTTCTCCATATGATCACCATCACTGCTAAATGTAGAGTTACTGTCTTCCAGTTTTGATGAATGAATGCAATCCAAAGGATCTCTGTGATTAGAAGAACATGTATCATGGCTGCCAATAGATATACTAGTTTCATCATCATTTATAAAGTAGCAATCACTAATGACTGCACCCAAGGAGCTATGGTTATCCATAACTTTCTTAGAAGCATCTCCTGAGACAATGAAGTTAGTGAGAGTTTTCTGGGTTGGGTCAGGTTGAGCGCCATTCCCATTTTCATTTAAATGAGACACCCGCAGACCTGACAGAGGATAATAGTTAAAGCTTATTCATAATCTATCCTATAGTGTGCAGTCCTTACATCCatctatctatatatctataa
This genomic interval carries:
- the LOC107434640 gene encoding uncharacterized protein LOC107434640, translated to MELSSMTASPKLPLRNPTVSATNSTTSSSIIFPVSQHPLTSSEPSNAVSAKLELNSYLRNSKTNLGSSRESIGGVAYPTMNEILNSSRAQKLDLELRTIGPFFRITAKSLETQNELGRAEGIIRVWLGGKVLHLDSIRLRRETLGMEKSIFGIGLFIGAVAIRYGYDCGCRTAELLAINDSDLYHRKLVRFYTRIGFKAVYEVTGSTFGDLAHMLVWGGIGTRMDASVEELLIKWCTRFKPLK